A stretch of the Thunnus thynnus chromosome 7, fThuThy2.1, whole genome shotgun sequence genome encodes the following:
- the bloc1s3 gene encoding biogenesis of lysosome-related organelles complex 1 subunit 3, giving the protein MSSRYQIVVQGEASETDSDDEVYITSLPPPQSATVGAKVPGEASETDSEGELEQVDRAFAVSQESAQILRRDLPPLIVVRDHPDVQSIVEDRPSPKHRPHSDTLLQQKLQESNSRLYSDVGQAIRHIYGSASREVRNATAQLNTSQSAIINASHSIRLILEDLKAVSEKIDIITSCQILPDIKINNEFNNTTPVP; this is encoded by the exons atgTCCAGCAGGTACCAGATAGTGGTGCAGGGCGAGGCATCTGAGACAGACTCTGATGATGAAGTCTACATCACCTCCCTGCCTCCTCCCCAATCTGCCACAGTGGGAGCCAAG GTTCCAGGGGAGGCATCTGAAACGGACAGTGAGGGTGAGCTGGAGCAGGTGGACCGAGCCTTTGCAGTGAGCCAGGAAAGCGCTCAGATACTCAGGAGGGACCTGCCTCCTCTCATTGTTGTGAGAGACCACCCTGATGTACAATCGATAGTAGAAGACAGGCCAAGCCCCAAACACAGACCACACA GTGACACCTTGCTACAGCAGAAATTGCAGGAGTCTAACAGCCGGCTGTACTCTGATGTGGGACAGGCAATTCGGCACATTTATGGCAGTGCCAGCAGGGAG gTGCGCAATGCAACAGCTCAACTCAATACTTCACAGAGCGCCATCATCAACGCTTCCCACAGTATCAGATTAATCCTGGAGGACCTGAAGGCGGTGTCTGAGAAGATTGACATCATCACCAGCTGTCAAATACTGCCTGACattaaaatcaataatgaattTAATAATACTACTCCTGTACCATAA
- the trappc6bl gene encoding trafficking protein particle complex subunit 6B, like: MADEVLFEFLHMEIVSHVYKEQQSSKGEMDNKDRAVCVSVLEGMGFRVGQGLIERLTRDSPSFKDELDVMKFICKDFWTKVFKRQVDNLRTNHQGTYVLQDNKFAQLTQLSNGKQYLDQAPKYLAFSCGVVRGALSNLGLDSVVTAEVSVMPSCKFQVVIQKL, encoded by the exons ATGGCAGACGAGGTTCTATTTGAATTTCTCCATATGGAGATCGTGTCACATGTTTACAAGGAGCAGCAATCCAGTAAAGGAGAGATGGACAACAAG GACAgagctgtctgtgtttctgtcctgGAAGGGATGGGCTTCAGGGTGGGACAAGGACTCATTGAGAG GTTGACCAGAGACTCCCCCAGCTTTAAAGatgagttggatgtaatgaagtTCATCTGTAAAGACTTCTGGACAAAGGTCTTCAAGAGGCAGGTTGACAACCTCAGAACCAACCATCAG GGCACCTACGTTTTGCAGGACAACAAGTTTGCACAGCTGACTCAGCTCTCTAATGGGAAACAGTACCTGGATCAGGCTCCTAAG TACCTCGCCTTTTCGTGTGGTGTGGTGAGAGGAGCTCTGTCCAACCTTGGTCTAGACAGCGTGGTGACAGCTGAGGTCTCTGTCATGCCATCAT GTAAGTTCCAGGTGGTTATCCAGAAATTGTGA
- the zgc:114130 gene encoding mRNA decay activator protein ZFP36L1: MPSYPLNQFADLEEMMCKQLFNLDLRDQSRQLASLSLAMRTPGYIGQPRSSNTSFSLSSLSCLPTDPSDSVFLSSSQWGQQSESPLPSQLLNSTQWGKQGFLSQRSVSMVETSSTTAASLGWPGTDIKHSQSDISPTALNTSSCSSTSSTSSSSSRYKTELCRSFTENGLCKYGGKCQFAHGPEELRDLSRHPKYKTEPCRTFHTIGFCPYGIRCHFVHNNEEEMKHSLSRSSSSSSSSSSVLPQPLSSSRSHRPPLVRQSFSFAGFPSAPQQALQPALPAHPPPATATFTRAPSASPPSCADITDLLSHAFLEMDSAFEASPVHQYPPNMGQATPADPRSPFLPSPDSGCSPCGLSPTASPSLRQSPNATGVFSGPLGTRSLSYTSLSDQDQDGSSSASSLSGSESCNNDGNGKRLAVFSQLSVPEDATGFCL, from the exons ATGCCATCTTACCCCCTCAACCAGTTTGCTGACCTGGAAGAGATGATGTGCAAG CAGTTGTTTAACCTCGACCTGAGGGACCAGAGCAGGCAGCTAGCATCCCTAAGTCTGGCGATGAGAACACCAGGCTACATCGGTCAACCACGCAGCAGCAACACATCCTTTTCCCTCTCATCCCTCTCCTGCCTCCCTACTGATCCTTCAGACAGTGTATTTCTGTCCTCCAGCCAGTGGGGGCAGCAGTCTGAAAGCCCTCTGCCTTCCCAGCTTCTCAATTCCACCCAGTGGGGAAAGCAAGGCTTCCTGTCCCAGCGGTCAGTCAGCATGGTAGAGACCAGCAGCACCACAGCAGCAAGTCTAGGTTGGCCAGGGACTGACATAAAGCATTCCCAAAGTGACATCAGCCCCACTGCACTGAACACTAGCTCCTGCTCGTCCACCTCAtccacttcctcttcctcatcacgCTATAAGACTGAACTGTGTCGCTCCTTTACTGAGAACGGCTTATGCAAGTATGGAGGGAAGTGCCAGTTTGCCCACGGGCCTGAGGAGCTGCGGGATCTTAGCAGACATCCGAAGTACAAAACTGAGCCGTGTCGTACGTTTCACACCATCGGCTTCTGCCCCTACGGGATCCGCTGCCACTTCGTCCACAACAATGAGGAAGAAATGAAACACTCCCTCTCCCGctcttcctcatcttcttcctcctcctcaagCGTTCTCCCTCAGCCCCTGTCCTCCTCCCGCTCGCACAGACCCCCTCTTGTCAGACAGAGCTTCAGCTTTGCtgggtttccctctgctccccAACAGGCCCTTCAGCCTGCCCTTCCTGCTCATCCTCCTCCTGCCACCGCCACTTTCACACGTGCTCCCTCAgcctctcctccttcctgcGCTGATATTACTGACCTCCTCTCTCATGCCTTCCTGGAGATGGACTCTGCCTTCGAGGCCTCCCCTGTCCACCAGTACCCACCCAACATGGGCCAGGCCACTCCAGCAGATCCACGGTCTCCATTTCTGCCTTCTCCAGACTCTGGCTGTTCTCCATGTGGCCTGTCTCCGACTGCCTCCCCCTCTCTGAGGCAGAGTCCCAATGCTACTGGGGTCTTTTCAGGGCCACTCGGTACCCGATCCCTGTCCTACACCTCTCTGTCAGACCAGGACCAGGATGGAAGCAGCTCCGCTAGCTCGCTCAGTGGATCTGAATCCTGCAATAATGATGGCAACGGCAAACGTCTGGCCGTATTCAGTCAGCTCTCTGTTCCTGAGGATGCTACTGGGTTCTGCCTTTAG